The DNA segment GGGTACGCGGTTCTGGCGCTGGCGGTGCACGCCTTCCTGCACTACAGGGAGCTGCGCGACCGCGAGCTGCACGCTGCCAGGCTCCAGTCGGAGTTGGGCGAGGCCCAGCTTTCGGCGCTCAGGGCGCGGCTCCACCCGCACTTTCTGTTCAACACGATCAACACGATCTCGGCGAGCGTGTACCGGGACCCGGCGGCGGCCGACCGCATGCTGGGCGGCCTGAGTCGGTTGCTGCGGCGGGCGCTGGCGGCCGAGCCGGGCGCCGAGACCACCGTCTCCGAAGAGGTGGCCACCCTGGACACCTACCTGGACATCATGCGCGAACGCTTCGGCGACCGCCTCGACGCCACCATCGCCGTCGGCGAGGGACTCGAGGAGGCGCTGCTGCCGCCGTTCGTGCTCCAGCCCCTGGTGGAGAACGCGGTCGGGCACGGGATCGGTCCGCGCGCCGGCGGCGGCGCGGTCCGCGTGGGGATTTCGGCCGTGGGCGACCGGCTGCGCCTGGAGGTGGCAGACGACGGCGTCGGCGTGCGCGAGCCGGAGGGCGCCATGCGGTCCGGCATCGGCCTGTCGGCGACGCGCGAGCGGCTGGCGCACCTGTACGGCGACGCGGCGACGCTGCGGCTGGAACCGCGCGCGGGCGGCGGCACGGTGGCCTCGGTCGAGTTGCCTCTGAGGCGCAACGGAGCACGGTGAGCGGC comes from the Gemmatimonadota bacterium genome and includes:
- a CDS encoding histidine kinase — protein: MEADRPPTRGLPIRPPRIVIAVAAVVILLESGLRFSYKYLEKLAFRSDVSPLPDLINELTGGLGAFVLFLALIYPLCVRFALRRGELRGRIPLHGAGVVVYSALHTSFNAISRELAYPLFGMDFDYGSLSVRFPMEFAGDVFGYAVLALAVHAFLHYRELRDRELHAARLQSELGEAQLSALRARLHPHFLFNTINTISASVYRDPAAADRMLGGLSRLLRRALAAEPGAETTVSEEVATLDTYLDIMRERFGDRLDATIAVGEGLEEALLPPFVLQPLVENAVGHGIGPRAGGGAVRVGISAVGDRLRLEVADDGVGVREPEGAMRSGIGLSATRERLAHLYGDAATLRLEPRAGGGTVASVELPLRRNGAR